Below is a genomic region from Pseudomonadota bacterium.
GTCGATGACGTCCGTGAGGTAGAGCGGCTCGCCGAACACGAGCGGCGACTTGTACTCGATCGTGTACTGGCCCTGGTTGAGCTCGAGCTCCTGGCCGAACGTCCCGTTCTCCACGACGGCCGTGCCGTCCGAGCCGAGCATCCGGTACGTGCCCTTGGGGTTCTTCTCGTTGACGACCCGGAGGTTGACCGTGACCTTCGTCGGGCCGGTGTACGCGGCCGGGGCGTCCTCGTCGGATATCTCGTCCTCCGTCACCGGCTCGAGGACGGTGTCGCCGAGCGCCGCGGCGACCGGATCCACGTCGTCCTGGGGCGGGGGAACCTTGCCGCCGCAGGCGGCTGCGAGAGCGGCGATCGAGCCGACCAAGGCGATGATTCCGAGCGTGTTCGAGCGGGTCATGTCGTGTCCTCCTTCTGCCGCTGCGATCCGGGACGCCGATCGCTGCGCGGGCGGCGGTAGTCTGGAGAGCGCAGTCTACCATAGGATCCGGCGCGCGTTGACCCCCCTTGTCGCGACGGTTCCGCACCGCCCGCATCCCCACGTTATTCTTGAATGTTCGACGCCGCGCGGGCGGCCTTCGCCGCGTTGACACCTCATCGGCAATCGCCTATATTCGCGGACCGTATCGCCGGGGGCCTTTTCCACCAAGGAGCGAGGATATGCAGGCAATTGCGGAGTTCATACAGAAGGGCGGACCCTTCATGTACGTCAACCTGTGTGCGGCCGCCGTGACGTTGGGGCTCATCGTCGAGCGCGCGGTGTACTACTTCATGGCCAACCGGGTGAACGCGAAGTCGCTCCTGGAGCAGATCCAGAAACTCGTCGCCGCGAACAACATCACGCGGGCCGTCAAGCTGTGCAGCGCCTCCTCGGCGCCGGTGGCCCGGGTCGGCAAGGCCGGCCTCACGCGCTTCCACAAGGGAGAGACCGCGATCACCATCGCGATCGAGGAGTCGATGGCCGACATCGCCCCGGACCTCAAGAAGCGCGTCTCCGCGCTCTGGTCGGTCGCCAACATCGCGACCCTGATAGGCCTCATCGGGACGATCTTCGGCCTCATCAAGACGTTCTCGAGCTTGGGCACGGCGAGCCCGGCCGACAGGTCGCGCCTCCTGTCCGACGGCATCTCGGAGGCCATGAACAACACGGCGCTCGGGCTCTCCATCGCCGTGACCTGCATGATAGGCCACCTGTTCCTGTCCGGCATCGCGAAGGGGCTGCAGGGCAACCTCGACACCTTCGGCCTGAAGCTCGAGAACTGCCTCATCGAGGAGTCGCGCAAGTGGGAGAGCCAGCAGGGCGGCGTGGGCGCCCCGCAGGCCGAGGCCCCTCGATGAGCGGACTGACGTCTCGAGGTCGCAGGAGGCTCCGCGCCGAGCGCGAGCGCCTGGAGGAGGAGGGCGAAGAGTCCGGAGAGCTCAACCTCGTCCCGTACCTCGACATCGTCACCAACATCCTCATGTTCCTGATCGTGACCATCACCACGATGGTGACGGTCGGCAACCTCGAGGTGCTCGTCCCCGAGTACTCGCAGTCGGCGTCGGTCTCGCAGAAGAAGTCCGACCAGGAGAAGCCGCCGCTCAACCTGACCGTGACGATCACCGGCAAGGGGTTCACGGTGGCGACGTCCACCGGCGTCATGTACGAGAACAACATCCCGGACAAGCTCCCGACCGTGCCGCGGGCCGCGTCGGGGCAGTACGACTTCGACGGGCTCCAGAAGCTCCTCGCCACCGTCAAGCGCTTGAACGAGAAGGAAGAGCAGGCGATCCTCGCCGCGAACCCGGACATCGAATACGAGACGGTCATCGGCGTGATGGACGTGCTGCGCGTCGGGCCGGACCTCAAGCCGCTGTTCCCCCAGGTGCTGTTCAGCACCGGTATCCAGTGAGGCGGATCCCCGATGGACACGAAGAAGAGCAGATCCGGGACGCCGACCGTCGAGGAGATGGACAGGCAGCGGCGCGCGGACAAGAAGGCGCTCATGAGGCTGCGCGCGCGGATCGACGCCGAGGACGTCAACTTCCTGAACATCACGGCGATGATGGACATGATGACCATCCTCCTGGTGTTCATGCTGATCAGCTTCTCGTCCGAGTCCGCCAACATCACCCAGTCCGACCAGCTCCGGCTCGCCTCGTCCGGCACGGCCAAGGAGGTCGTCGAGTCGGTCTCCGTGACGCTGACGAAGAGCGCGATCCTGGTCGAGGGGAACGCCGTCGCCGACGTCCACGACGGGGCGATCGACGCGTCCGACAAGCAGAGCGGGGACGTGAACGGCCTCGTCATCACGCCGCTCCTCGACGCGCTCGTCGCGCGCGCGGAGCTCGACAAGAAGATCGCGGAGATGAAGGGCGAGATGTTCGAGGGCGCGGCGACGATCATCGCCGACAAGGCCACGCCCTACAGGCTCCTCACCGAGGTGATGTACACGGCCGGCGAGGCCCAGTACAAGAAGTACCGCCTGATAGTCCTCCAGAAGAAGCAGTAGTGATCGCGCCGCCCACGCACGTCGATCCCCGGCTCGCCTCCTCGCTCCCCCGAACGGCCGTGCTCCTCGTCGCGGTCCTGTGCGCCGTCGCGTGCGGACCCCGCGCGCCGCGCGTGACCGGGTCGGGCGACGTCCCGGGGGCGCTTCCCGCGATCAAGATGCGGCACCAGATCTCGTTCACGCGGGGCGAGGACGTCCAGGTCTTCGACGGGTACATGCTGCTCGCCGGGGAGCGCCTCCTCGTCCGGGCGTTCGCCGGGCCCGGGGTCGACCTGTTCACGGTCGTCCGGGACGGCGCCGCGCACGACGAGCGGCTCCACATCGCGGGGCTCGCGGACAGGATCGACATGGAGAAGGTCGGCGGGGACATCGCCCGCGTCTACCTCGGCGGGTGCGCGAAGCCCGCGGCCGGTGTCTTCGAGGCGACCTGCGACTTCTACGGCGAGCCGATGATCGAGAATCTCGACGCCGCCGGCCGGCTGATCTCGAGGCGCTTTCCCGAGGCGCACGGGATCGGCCTCGACGTGGCCTACGAGGACTTCGCGCCGTTCGCGTGCGGCGAGCGCGCCCGCCGCGTCACGATGCGGTGGGGCACGAGCGGGAACGAGATGGCGATCCGCCTCGTCGCGTGCGAGAGCCTCGACAAGGTGGACCCCGCGGTCTTCGCGATCGAGCCGCGCTGATCCGGGCCGCCGGCTCCGCGAGGTGCGCGCGGCAGGAGACGAGGGCGGGCAAATTGGGTAGAATGCCGCCAACGCAAGACGAAAGGGCCGTCATGACGAAACACACGGCAGCATCGCTCGCGCTCCTCTGCGCGCTCCTCCTCTCGC
It encodes:
- a CDS encoding MotA/TolQ/ExbB proton channel family protein — its product is MQAIAEFIQKGGPFMYVNLCAAAVTLGLIVERAVYYFMANRVNAKSLLEQIQKLVAANNITRAVKLCSASSAPVARVGKAGLTRFHKGETAITIAIEESMADIAPDLKKRVSALWSVANIATLIGLIGTIFGLIKTFSSLGTASPADRSRLLSDGISEAMNNTALGLSIAVTCMIGHLFLSGIAKGLQGNLDTFGLKLENCLIEESRKWESQQGGVGAPQAEAPR
- a CDS encoding biopolymer transporter ExbD, whose protein sequence is MSGLTSRGRRRLRAERERLEEEGEESGELNLVPYLDIVTNILMFLIVTITTMVTVGNLEVLVPEYSQSASVSQKKSDQEKPPLNLTVTITGKGFTVATSTGVMYENNIPDKLPTVPRAASGQYDFDGLQKLLATVKRLNEKEEQAILAANPDIEYETVIGVMDVLRVGPDLKPLFPQVLFSTGIQ
- a CDS encoding biopolymer transporter ExbD encodes the protein MDTKKSRSGTPTVEEMDRQRRADKKALMRLRARIDAEDVNFLNITAMMDMMTILLVFMLISFSSESANITQSDQLRLASSGTAKEVVESVSVTLTKSAILVEGNAVADVHDGAIDASDKQSGDVNGLVITPLLDALVARAELDKKIAEMKGEMFEGAATIIADKATPYRLLTEVMYTAGEAQYKKYRLIVLQKKQ